TTGAAACTGGCGTTATTATCGCGCAGATGGGGGGAAATGTCCATCATTTTTCTAATCGGATTCCGCTGGGAGCGCCGGTGACCGGTAGTCCGGTTCCGTGGCCAGGCGCATCAACTCGCCGCCCAGCCGCGCCGCATAGTGGCGCAGGGTGTCCAGAGTCTGGGCGAAGGCGGCGTAGCTGAAGCCGGACCGGGGCAGCTCGGCCAGCAGGTTCACATCGCCATCCTCGTCCAGGCCAAAGTAGGCCAGCCGCATCTGCTGGTTCAGGGCCAGGAGGGTGGCGTAGAGGCGCGCCCGACAGGCAGGTTGGACGGCGGGCAGAAAAGGGCTGACGGCAAAATGGATCCAATCCGGGCTCAGGGCCACGTAGAGGTCGTATGCCCGCCTGTCCTCCGTGGCAAAGGTACTGCACCAGACCTGGTCATCCAGCACCTGATAGGCCCAGGCGTAACGTTGAAAGTAGTCGCCGATTTCCATGCCCTTCCTCCTGGCCGGAGTGCTCCTGGGGTGGTTCGGCTACTCGGCCAGCAAGGCCTGGGCGATGCTTTCCCACTCTTCGGCCAGGGACTGATGGGAGACGGGCTTTCCGGCCCGCCGGTACCAGTAGGCCGCGTTGCCCGGGTCCCCTTCCACCCGATGGAGGTAGGCGTGAACCCAGGCACCGGTGGCGTCGTCCTGGGCCTGGGCCAGGCTGTGGGCTTTGTCCCACTCGCCCCTGGCTTCGTGCCAGAGGGCCTGGAGGGCCAGGCTCAAACCGGCCGGCGGCTGGGCCTGTTCCAGGGATTGACGAAATTCTTCCAGGGTCATGGTGGTTGTCCTTTCTGTCTTTTGTGTAGTTGGAGGGGTAGACGGTAGACGGTAGACGGTAGTCAGTAGTCGGCGCATGCTGTCTACCGAC
Above is a window of Litorilinea aerophila DNA encoding:
- a CDS encoding YbjN domain-containing protein, with amino-acid sequence MEIGDYFQRYAWAYQVLDDQVWCSTFATEDRRAYDLYVALSPDWIHFAVSPFLPAVQPACRARLYATLLALNQQMRLAYFGLDEDGDVNLLAELPRSGFSYAAFAQTLDTLRHYAARLGGELMRLATEPDYRSPALPAESD